A window of Scophthalmus maximus strain ysfricsl-2021 chromosome 10, ASM2237912v1, whole genome shotgun sequence contains these coding sequences:
- the dek gene encoding protein DEK isoform X2, with product MSEVAEEAMDSSAVSEEEVEADQRDDQSSPSKGRSKVPAAGEIIEGKRAKKTVERLDFQAPKQMEKLKIGDGSGDKLGEIPRTSFQITKMKPADLKPLHAILFDRPGKMAMMKKNLRLFNGFPFDADSEQYNKKREKLLKNSNFTNSKLKVVCGVLDLEKKGTHSDLVDRILTFLIAPKNSGKRVPVKKKRKSKKKLSGDDDSKAKTKKASKSKPSSSSSSPKKSKTGSKSKAIVMDSSSDEDEEDEKAGASAEAEGSDTEDKPSEKEEDQSDKSEEEESADEEEEEEEEVEDDESPKSKSGRGKTASKKPAPMKRPRTPARKTGPPPPKKKRAKKDASDESDVDSEADEKPKKKKSAPTKPAAKTKKADSSSNRKNNSNTDDSSDDDEPLIKMIKKSPSDEQLKETVQSLLKEADLEEMTMKQICQRVFDTFPDHDLTSKKDFIKQTVKSLIT from the exons ATGAGCGAGGTGGCGGAGGAAGCGATGGACAGCTCCGCGGTgtccgaggaggaggtggaggcggacCAGCGGGACGACCAGTCCAGTCCGAGCAAAGGCCGCAGCAAAGTGCCTG CTGCAGGTGAAATCATTGAGGGCAAACGGGCGAAGAAGACGGTGGAGAGGCTCGACTTCCAGGCTCCCAAGCAAATGGAGAAGCTCAAGATCGGAGATG GCAGCGGAGATAAATTAGGAGAGATTCCACGCACCAGCTTCCAGATCACCAAGATGAAGCCGGCCGACCTGAAGCCTCTTCACGCCATCTTGTTCGACAGACCAGGAAAG ATGGCCatgatgaagaagaacctgCGTCTGTTCAACGGTTTTCCCTTCGATGCCGACAGTGAACAGTACAACAAGAAACGGGAAAAACTCCTCAA AAATTCAAATTTCACCAACTCCAAACTGAAAGTCGTCTGCGGCGTTTTGGATCTGGAGAAGAAAGGAACTCACTCTGATCTGGTCGACCGGATCCTGACTTTCCTCATCGCACCAAAGAACAGCGGGAAG CGTGTCcccgtgaagaagaagaggaaatcaAAGAAGAAACTCTCAGGCGACGACGACTCAAAGGCGAAGACCAAGAAAGCGAGCAAATCCAAACCCAGCAGCTCGTCGTCCAGTCCCAAGAAGTCAAAGACTGGAAGCAAGTCCAAAGCCATCGTCATGGACTCGAGCAGcgacgaggatgaggaagatgagaaggCGGGGGCGTCGGCCGAGGCCGAGGGATCGGACACTGAGGACAAGCCGTCGGAGAAGGAAGAGGACCAGTCGGAcaagtcggaggaggaggagtcagcagacgaggaggaggaggaggaggaggaggtggaagatgATGAG TCTCCGAAATCCAAGTCGGGCCGAGGGAAGACGGCGTCCAAGAAACCAGCGCCGATGAAAAGGCCGAGGACGCCAGCGAGGAAGacaggtcctcctcctccgaagaagaagagagcgaAGAAGGACGCTTCAGACGAGTCGGACGTCGACAGTGAAGCTGACGAGAAG cccaaaaagaagaaatcgGCTCCGACCAAACCGGCGGCTAAAACGAAGAAggccgacagcagcagcaacaggaaaaACAACTCCAACACAG ACGACAGTTCGGACGACGACGAGCCGCTCATCAAGATGATCAAGAAGTCGCCGAGTGACGAGCAGCTGAAGGAGACGGTGCAGAGTCTGCTGAAGGAGGCTGACCTGGAGGAGATGACCATGAAGCAGATCTGCCAGCGG GTATTTGACACGTTCCCAGACCACGACCTGACCAGCAAGAAGGACTTCATCAAGCAGACCGTCAAGTCT ctcatcacatga
- the dek gene encoding protein DEK isoform X1, which produces MSEVAEEAMDSSAVSEEEVEADQRDDQSSPSKGRSKVPAAGEIIEGKRAKKTVERLDFQAPKQMEKLKIGDGSGDKLGEIPRTSFQITKMKPADLKPLHAILFDRPGKMAMMKKNLRLFNGFPFDADSEQYNKKREKLLKNSNFTNSKLKVVCGVLDLEKKGTHSDLVDRILTFLIAPKNSGKRVPVKKKRKSKKKLSGDDDSKAKTKKASKSKPSSSSSSPKKSKTGSKSKAIVMDSSSDEDEEDEKAGASAEAEGSDTEDKPSEKEEDQSDKSEEEESADEEEEEEEEVEDDESPKSKSGRGKTASKKPAPMKRPRTPARKTGPPPPKKKRAKKDASDESDVDSEADEKPKKKKSAPTKPAAKTKKADSSSNRKNNSNTADDSSDDDEPLIKMIKKSPSDEQLKETVQSLLKEADLEEMTMKQICQRVFDTFPDHDLTSKKDFIKQTVKSLIT; this is translated from the exons ATGAGCGAGGTGGCGGAGGAAGCGATGGACAGCTCCGCGGTgtccgaggaggaggtggaggcggacCAGCGGGACGACCAGTCCAGTCCGAGCAAAGGCCGCAGCAAAGTGCCTG CTGCAGGTGAAATCATTGAGGGCAAACGGGCGAAGAAGACGGTGGAGAGGCTCGACTTCCAGGCTCCCAAGCAAATGGAGAAGCTCAAGATCGGAGATG GCAGCGGAGATAAATTAGGAGAGATTCCACGCACCAGCTTCCAGATCACCAAGATGAAGCCGGCCGACCTGAAGCCTCTTCACGCCATCTTGTTCGACAGACCAGGAAAG ATGGCCatgatgaagaagaacctgCGTCTGTTCAACGGTTTTCCCTTCGATGCCGACAGTGAACAGTACAACAAGAAACGGGAAAAACTCCTCAA AAATTCAAATTTCACCAACTCCAAACTGAAAGTCGTCTGCGGCGTTTTGGATCTGGAGAAGAAAGGAACTCACTCTGATCTGGTCGACCGGATCCTGACTTTCCTCATCGCACCAAAGAACAGCGGGAAG CGTGTCcccgtgaagaagaagaggaaatcaAAGAAGAAACTCTCAGGCGACGACGACTCAAAGGCGAAGACCAAGAAAGCGAGCAAATCCAAACCCAGCAGCTCGTCGTCCAGTCCCAAGAAGTCAAAGACTGGAAGCAAGTCCAAAGCCATCGTCATGGACTCGAGCAGcgacgaggatgaggaagatgagaaggCGGGGGCGTCGGCCGAGGCCGAGGGATCGGACACTGAGGACAAGCCGTCGGAGAAGGAAGAGGACCAGTCGGAcaagtcggaggaggaggagtcagcagacgaggaggaggaggaggaggaggaggtggaagatgATGAG TCTCCGAAATCCAAGTCGGGCCGAGGGAAGACGGCGTCCAAGAAACCAGCGCCGATGAAAAGGCCGAGGACGCCAGCGAGGAAGacaggtcctcctcctccgaagaagaagagagcgaAGAAGGACGCTTCAGACGAGTCGGACGTCGACAGTGAAGCTGACGAGAAG cccaaaaagaagaaatcgGCTCCGACCAAACCGGCGGCTAAAACGAAGAAggccgacagcagcagcaacaggaaaaACAACTCCAACACAG CAGACGACAGTTCGGACGACGACGAGCCGCTCATCAAGATGATCAAGAAGTCGCCGAGTGACGAGCAGCTGAAGGAGACGGTGCAGAGTCTGCTGAAGGAGGCTGACCTGGAGGAGATGACCATGAAGCAGATCTGCCAGCGG GTATTTGACACGTTCCCAGACCACGACCTGACCAGCAAGAAGGACTTCATCAAGCAGACCGTCAAGTCT ctcatcacatga